In the Salvelinus fontinalis isolate EN_2023a chromosome 34, ASM2944872v1, whole genome shotgun sequence genome, one interval contains:
- the LOC129833619 gene encoding phosphoinositide-interacting protein-like, protein MQSTVVTVSDMDRKTSRTNHETQDTEATTPLNHVPDGVTLGTDVPCWYYFTRPILAILIGGVLFGLGTALSLLYFTQVGNVPYLLGPVFLSVGLMFLVTGLVWVPVVKQRLEHKALTKVNGKALQVDEQH, encoded by the coding sequence ATGCAATCCACAGTGGTCACGGTGTCAGACATGGATCGTAAAACCAGCCGCACCAACCATGAGACCCAGGACACTGAAGCAACGACCCCACTGAACCATGTCCCTGACGGGGTCACCCTGGGCACTGACGTCCCCTGCTGGTACTACTTCACCAGGCCCATCCTGGCCATCCTTATCGGCGGAGTGCTGTTCGGCTTGGGCACGGCCCTCTCCCTGCTCTACTTCACCCAGGTGGGGAACGTGCCCTACCTGCTGGGTCCTGTGTTCCTTTCTGTGGGGCTCATGTTCCTGGTCACGGGGCTGGTGTGGGTGCCTGTGGTGAAACAGAGACTAGAGCACAAGGCTCTGACCAAGGTCAATGGCAAGGCGCTTCAGGTGGACGAACAGCACTGA
- the LOC129832762 gene encoding transmembrane protein 238-like: protein MEPTYRGLGRCSCAFWLAVSFDIFGLLVLLIGVFADIFFYDFLIYAGAIIIFLSLVWWVFWYTGNIEVPPEELEDDVGLLKKERGIAGAVRRLSSRLSNSVRNSLRRNGGPPRGVARRTGTGLSTTHMRDAQQQPKPPPVVLTMGPLYEDMHTVSASVDTDIPVPHTATETSAI, encoded by the coding sequence ATGGAGCCGACGTACCGCGGTCTAGGGCGCTGTTCCTGCGCCTTTTGGTTGGCAGTGTCCTTCGACATATTCGGACTGCTCGTTCTTTTGATCGGTGTTTTTGCGGACATATTCTTCTATGACTTTTTAATCTACGCCGGGGCCATCATCATCTTCCTCAGCCTCGTCTGGTGGGTGTTCTGGTACACGGGCAACATCGAGGTCCCCCCGGAGGAGCTGGAGGATGACGTCGGGCTCTTGAAGAAGGAGCGGGGCATCGCAGGTGCGGTGAGGCGGTTATCCAGCCGTCTCTCCAACAGTGTCAGGAACTCTCTGCGGCGGAATGGAGGCCCCCCCCGCGGGGTCGCGAGAAGGACAGGGACCGGGCTGTCTACGACGCACATGAGGGATGCCCAACAGCAACCGAAGCCCCCGCCTGTCGTATTGACGATGGGGCCGCTTTATGAGGACATGCACACGGTGTCTGCATCCGTGGACACTGACATACCTGTCCCACACACAGCTACAGAGACCTCGGCCATATGA